GTGATCGGTGTGGGCCCGGTGGGTTTGGCGACGATCACCGCGTCGCAACTGTACGGCCCGTCCCGGGTGATCGCGATCGATCTGGATGCTAATCGCCTCGAGCAGTCACTGGAATTCGGCGCGACCGATACCGTCCTGGCCAGCGCGAAGGACTGGAAAGAGCGGGTCATGGCGATGACTGATGGACTGGGCGTCGACGTCTCGATTGAAGCGGTCGGCATTCCGTCGACCTTGCAGATGGCCTTCGATATCGTCCGGCCTGGCGGCACGGTGGCCAATGTGGGCGTCCACGGAGCCCCGATGACCCTGCACATGGAGGACCTCTGGATCGCGAATATCGATGTGACCATGGGCTTGGTGAATACCAACACCACGCCGACTCTGCTGAAGATGGTGGAGCAGCACAAGCTCGACGTCGGCAGGTTCGTCAGCCACACCTATCAGCTGGGCGAGATCGAGGAGGCTTATGACGTCTTTGCCCGGGCCAGTGAGACCAAGGCCCTGAAGATCCTGCTGACGAACTGACCTGGGGCCGAACATGATCGGGACGTTTGCCGACCTGTGGGACACGGCCGTATCGCGCCATCCGAACTGGCCGTTCCTGCTGTTCCGCGATCTCGGCGGAGACTGCACTGTCTACACCTATCGGGAATTCGACGATGCGGTCGACAGGGCCGCCGGGGTTCTGGCCGAGAGGGGGGGTGAAGGCTGGGGACGCGGTGCATCTGGTGCTGCGCAATTGTCCGGCGTTCGTCGCGCTCTGGCTGGCGGCATCTCGCATGGGAGCGTGGATGGTTCCGGTCGATCCGGAGTCGAGTGCCCGGGACCTCGCTGCGCAGCGAGGTCGGTGCGTACCCAAGGTCTCGGTATGCGGTCGGGAACGGCGGGCAGCAGTCGACGACGCAGAGATCGATCCGGATCGTGTGCTCCTGGTAAGTGAGACCGCAGCCGCCCTCGCCCCCGGGGGACCATTGTGCCCGCCGGGGGCCGGGGCCGCGGGGTCCTGGATACGGCCCTGCGCCGCGGATCGACTCGCCGTCATGCTGACCTCTGGGACCACGCCGACGCTCAAGGGCGTGATCCTCACTCAAGCCAACTATCGGCAAGTCGCCGAGACGATGGCGGCCGTGGCTGAGCTGTGGGAGTCGCACAGATGGTTCGTCTGTCTTCCGCTGTTCCATGCCAATGCGCAGTACTACTGCTTTGCCTCGGCGATCGCCGAGGGTTCCTCGGTGGGTTTGTCACTAGGTTCAGCGCGAGTCGCTGGCACGCCCAGGTTGCGGAGTTCGAGGTGACGCATGCCAGTCTGTTCGCCGCTCCGATCCGGATGACTTTGGCGCAACGCGAAGTGGCAGGCGACATCGAGGAGGCGGCCCCACTGAAACTCGAGTTGGTGTGGTTCGCGCAGAATCTCGCTCGTGAGCAATGGCGCGCCATGGAACGAACGGAGTAGTGCCCCATAAGGTGGTGTAACTCGGTGGCCGAGATCGTCTCCGACTTCGTGTCGGGACGGACGTAGAGCGGCCACCGTGTGATCCTTCGAGTCAACCGTCTAAAGAATCCTCGAACGGAGTCATCACGATGACCGCACCTCATATTGTCGACCCTGCAGGCCTGCTTGGCCAAGCCCTCGCCGACGCGTCACCGGATCTGATGCGCGAGCTGCTGCAAACCATCATCAACGCCCTGCTTTCCGCCGATGCCGACGCTGTCTGCGGCGCCGAGTGGAACGCCCGCTCGGCTGAGCGCACCAACTACCGAAACGGCTACCGCCACCGGCCCCTGGATACCCGCGTCGGAACCGTCGATGTCGCCGTCCCGAAACTGCGCTCGGGTTCGTACTTCCCCGAGTGGCTGCTCGAGCGCCGCAAGCGGGCCGAATCCGCCCTGATCACCGTCGTGGCGGACTGCTACCTTGCCGGAGTATCGACCCGCCGGATGGACAAACTGGTCAAGACGCTGGGCATCGACTCACTGTCCAAATCCCAGGTCTCCCGCATGGCCACCGAACTGGACGAGCAGGTCGCCGCCTTCCGACCTGACTCGTGCCACTTTAGTGCCCTGCTGACTCTCGGAGCTTGGCGACGATGTCGGCGGCGTCGCCCTCGAGCGGTGTTTCGGCCATGACGTGCTGGCCGCGGATCCGGATCATGACATCCCGGACTGGGCGTAGCGCGGTGATGATGCGTTTGATCGAGTAGCCGGAAGTCTCGGTCAGGTGTCGGGTGACTGCGAGTGCGGCGAACACGATCGTCAGGTGTGCCTCGATCGAGTCACGCTCGTGATGGAACATCGGCCGCGCTTTCAGGTCGGTCTTGGCCATCCGAAACGACGCCTCGACCTTGAACAGATCATGATAGGCGGCCATGACCTTGTCACCAGCGAGTTTCTCAGTGGAGATGCTGGTGACGTAGCCCTTCAGCCCGAGGTACTCGCGGGCCTTCTCCACGGCATCCCAGTTCACGCCGGGTCGGGTGCCGAGGGAGACGAACCGGTCCTTCTTCGGCGGCCGTCGTCCTTCGGCGATGTCTTGCGCGCGCTCGATCTGCTTGTTGAGGGTGATGTTGTCGCGGCGTTCGCGGGCCCGCGAGTAGTGCCACACGACGCGCCGAGTCCGCTTCGCCTGGCCGGTTCCCATCTCCCGGGTGGTCTCGACGGTGGCGCCATCGGCGAAGAAGTTCCCGACCCGGTCGTAGTGGTCGGCCAGATCCCTTGGGGCTGAACCGGTTCGGGATCCGACGATGAAGTCGAACCCGGCTTCCTCGAGCGCGTTGAGGTTCGCTGCCGAGAGCATACCGGCGTCAGCGACAACGACCACGTCGGCTCGTCCGTGCCGTTCGCGGAACCCGTTCAACACAGGAAGCAGGGTCGTCGTCTCACCGCGGTTGCCGGCGAAGGCGTGTACTTCCAGCGGGAACCCGGTCGGGTCGACCAACAACCCGATGAGGATCTGCGGATCGACTCGCCGTTCCTTGCTCATCCCGACCTTGCGGAGCCGGTCTTCGTTCTCGGCCTCGAAGTACAAGGTGGTCACGTCGTACATCACGATCGACAGCGCGCCGTCGGCGGTGACGTGCGCGAACGCTGCCGCGGCGAGCTGGCTGCGCCAGTCCTCGGCGATGCTGCGATTGAGCGTGCGCCAGATCGTCCGCAGCGACGGCGACCGAACGCCGAGATCGGCCAGGACGCGGATCGTGTCGGCTTTGCTGGTCGGCTCGACGATCCGCGCCAACACCAACTGCTTGAACGTCTCGGTACCGACCTGGTCGAACCCGAGATCACGGTAGGCGTTGTCGAGGACTTCCCACAGGACACGCGACTGCGAACCGGCGACCTCCGGAATGGAAGAAACCTTAGCCGGCGACAGCGAGTTCAGATCGAATGCGAGCTGACCTGCGTGGATCTTCGTATCGGCGACCTCGAGTAGGGCAGCGAGCTCGTCGTCGGTGTGCGCCGAGCCGATGTGCTCGACGATCCGGCGCACGCCGCGTTCCTTCGACACGATCTGCACCGCAGTCGCACCCGACGCGGTACGTACCTTCCGGACGAACAGGCCCACACCGACGATCGTAGACACCTGATTTAGTGACCCAAAATGACACTAAATCAGAACGAAACCCCAGGTAGCGAGAGCCCGCCGATCCAACTCACCCGAAAGTGGCACGAGTCAGGTCCGACACCGCCGCCTGGACGAGGCCGGCCCGTTCACCTTCGTCACCGCCGATGCGTTGACGATCAAGGTCCGCGAGAACAAGCAGGTCGTCAAGGCTTCAGTGCTGCTGGCCACCGGCGTCAACGGCGACGGCCACCGCGAAGTCCTCGGGATGCAGGTGGCCACCAGTGAGACCAAGGCCTCATGGAACACCTTCTTCGCCGACCTGGTGGCCCGCGGCCTGGACGGAGTCCGGTTGGTGACCTCCGATGCCCACGCCGGACTGGTCGAGGCGATCGCGGCGAACCTGCCCGGCGCCGCCTGGCAGCGCTGCCGCACCCACTACGCCGCCAACCTCATGGCCACCTGCCCCAAGAGCATGTGGCCGGCCGTGAAAGCCATGCTGCACAGCGTCTACGACCAGCCCACCGCCACCGCGGTGCATGAGCAGTTCGACCGGCTCCTGGAGTACACCGAAGACAGGCTGCCCGAGGTCGCCGACCACCTCGACGATGCCCGCGAGGACCTGCTGGCCTTCACCGCGTTCCCCGACGACGTATGGCGTCAGATCTGGTCCAACAACCCCACCGAACGCCTCAACTGTGAGATACGACGCCGCACCGACGTCGTGGGGATCTTCCCCAACCGAGACGCGATCATCAGGCTCATCGGCGCCGTCCTGGCCGAGCAGACCGACGAATGGGCCGAAGGCCGCCGATACCTCGGCCTCGAAGTCCTGAGCCGCTGCAGGCTGACCCTGACCACCGACACAAACACCGACTCGACGACGGAGGTGACCACCGATGACCTGATGCAATACCAGCCTGACCACCACCGAAGGATCAACAACGAGTTACACCACTACTTGGGGCTTGACCTGGAACGGCTGTGCGGGGTCGCGCAGCGGCAGCTTTACGGGATGACCGAGACGGTCGCCGCGGTGACCGTCAATCCGCCGGGAGCCGGGGATCCGGGCGCGATCGGTCTGCCGTTCGGAGGCAGGAGTACCGCCGTCGTCGATCCGGCGACTGCAGTGCCGGTGCCCGACGATGCTCCGGGAATATTACTGGTCCGGGGACGGCGAGGCGTGGATCTGTTCGCCGGCTATGTCGACGATCCCGCACTGACAGCCGATGCATTCGCGACCGCGCCGGTCGGCGTTGACTGTCCGCCCGACCCGGACGGGGAGGAGTGGTTTCGGACTGGCGACCTGGTTCGCCGCACGGCCTACGGACAGCTCGTCTTCGTCGGCCGGGTCGACGATGTGATCAAGGTGGCCGGCGAAAACGTGTCTTTGGCGGAGATCGAATCCGCGGTCGCGGAGGCCCCCGGCGTGCTCGAGTCGCGGCGGTAGCCGCGACCGACAAACTGCGGGACTGGGTGCCGATCGTGTACGTGGTCGCGGCCTACCCCGCTCATCCGCCACCAGTGGAACAACTGCGCGCCTGGGCGAAGAGCACCTCGCCGGATCGGCGCGTCCTCGGGCGTGGCACATCATCGACTCACTCCCGAAGACGGCGGTCGGCAAGGTCCGGCGCTTCGAGCTAAAGACGCCCGAGTAGAAGGCCTGACCCGGTGCGTACGGCGCCTACAGCACATACGGCGACGCGCCCCGCGGAGTCCGCGGGGCGCGTCGAAACCGTCGTTCTAGATCACGCCCAGGGCGACCATGGCGTCGGCCACCTTGGTGAAGCCGGCGACGTTCGCGCCGACCACGTAGTCGCCGGGAGCGTCGTACTCCGCGGCGGTGGCCAGGCAGTTGTCGTGCAGGGCGCCCATGATGCCGCGCAGCCGCTCCTCCGCGTACTCGAAGCTCCAGGAGTCGCGCGAGGCGTTCTGCTGCATCTCCAGGGCGCTGGTCGCCACACCACCGGCGTTGGCGGCCTTGCCCGGGGCGAAGGCGACGCCCGCACCCTGCAGGATCTTGATCGCGTCCGGGGTGGTGGGCATGTTGGCGCCCTCGGCGACTGCCAGGCAGCCGTTCTTCACGAGCGCGGCGGCGTCGTCGGCGTCGAGCTCGTTCTGGGTGGCGCACGGCAGGGCGATGTCGGCCGGGACGTGCCACAGGCTGCCCTCGGTGCCGAGAGTGGCGCCGTTTCCGCGCAGTTCCACGTATTCGCTCAGGCGGGCACGCCGGACCTCTTTGACCTCCTTGAGGATGCCGAGGTCGATGCCCTTCTCGTCGATCACGTAGCCGGACGAATCCGAGCAGCCGATCACCGTGCCGCCGAGCTGGTGGACCTTCTCGATCGCGTAGGTCGCGACATTGCCCGAGCCGGAGACCAGGACCTTCTTGCCCTCGAAGCTGTCGCCCTTGGCGCCGAGCATGTCGGAGGCGAAGAAGACGGTGCCGTAGCCGGTGGCCTCCGGACGGACCTGCGACCCGCCCCACGACAGGCCCTTGCCGGTGAGCACACCCGACTCGTAGCGGTTGGTGATGCGCTTGTACTGGCCGAACAAATAACCGATCTCGCGGCCGCCGACGCCGATGTCACCGGCGGGGACGTCGGTGTACTCGCCGATGTGGCGGTAGAGCTCGGTCATGAAGCTCTGGCAGAAACGCATGATCTCCAGGTCGGACCGGCCCTTCGGGTCGAAGTCCGAGCCGCCCTTGCCGCCGCCGATGGGCAGGCCGGTGAGGGAGTTCTTGAAGATCTGCTCGAAGCCGAGGAACTTCACGATCGAGAGATTGACCGACGGGTGGAAACGCAGGCCGCCCTTGTACGGGCCGAGTGCCGAGTTGAATTCGACGCGGAAACCGCGGTTGATCTGCAGCTTGCCGGCGTCGTCGACCCACGGCACCCGGAAGATGATCTGCCGCTCCGGCTCGCACATGCGAGTGAGTACGTCGAGGTACTCCGGGTGGCGGTCGACGACCGGGGTCAGCGACTCGAAGACCTCTTCGACGGCCTGGTGGAACTCGGGCTCGCCCGGGTTCCGGCGGATCACGACGTCGTACACGTCCTGGAGGGGCCCACTGAATTCACTCACGGTTGCAACTCCTTCGCCGCTCCATTGCGGCAGTTCGCCTCCGGCCCGGGACGTCATCGCGCCCGGTCCGGCCGGTTTGTTCCGCTTGAACTGTATCGGCGTTAGGTTCGTTCCCCGAAATCGGCACCAGCGAAAAAGGAGGGATGCGCGGCTTGTCCGGATCGATCGGTCCGGCGCCGCGGCACTGGTGCGCGTGGCAGACCGCCGCTACTATTGCCTATATATCTATCTATATATAGAGGTGGAACGATGGCAGTCACCAGCGTGGATCTGGATCCCGAACTGATCGCGCGGGCGCGCGAACTGACTGGCGAAAGGTCAAATCGTGCGGTCCTGGATCTTGCGCTCCGCAGGCTCATCGCGTCGAAACAGAAGGGCGCGATGGTTGAGGGCATCGCCGAATTGGAGGGCCTGGCAGACGGACTGGGTGCACCTGTGGCGTCACCCGAATGACCGACTTCCTGGTCGACAACTCGGTGTGGGCACGCCTGTCCACCGGGGATCAGGCGATCACCGCTCGGTTGCGCCGGATCGAGCGGGCGCCGTCCGATCTCTTCGTCACCTGCCCGCCGCAGGTGCTCGAGTTCTGTCACAGCGCCCGCTCGCCAGAGGAGTACGTGGCGTACCGCGCCAGAATGTCGTTGGGGTTCCCGTTGGAACGGGCCCCCGATGAGTCGCTCGTGCTCGACATCCAGAACGCGTTGTGGACTTCAGGTCTGGTGCGCGCGGCCGGAGCTCTAGACATCCTTATCGCCGGCTATGCCATGGTCAACGCGGCGACAGTGCTGGCCGCCGACCGGGATTTCGATCACATCGCGAGGGTCGTCGACTTGCAGCACGAGTACGTGGCGCCGTCCGGGTGACCCGGCCGTCCGCCGGCCCGCGGGTCAGAAGCCGTCAGGCTGGATGGCGACGGTCTGCGACCGGCTCGCGGCGTAGTGCGACACGCTGAGCTGCAGGGAGACGACGGCCGACGCGACGCCGACCACGGCGAGCGCGATCGCCGGGGCCCAGAAATCGCGCGGACTCGCGCCGGTCACCGGATCGACGGCGGCCAGGATGCCGAGCGCCACCGCGCCGAGCAGCGTGAGGGCGGCGACGGCGGCCAGCGCGACGCTCCAGGTGCCGGCCCGCCGGTAGATGTCGTCGCCGACGAACGAGGCGGGTCGTTCGCCGTGGTACTCCCGGCGCCAGAGGTGCAGGTCGGCGACCACGCCGACGTGCTCCCAGCCGAGGTTCTCGCGGAACGTGTAGTAGTCGATCGGCGCGGGGTTGGCGCGGCGGTCCACGACGTACCGGACGGTGGCGGGCTCGGCGTCGTCGAAGTGCAGACGCAGCGGGCTGAGGCCGTCGATCCCGGCGACGTGCCGACCGCGGGCGGCCTGGCGCTCCAGGTAGAGCTCGAACGAATCGGGGGACAGGTGGCGGACGGGTGCCAGCCAGGCGGTCGTAGTCATCGGAGTACCTCCTGCATCCGGGGTGGAACAGACGTCCCTATCTGTTCCATCCTGCGAGCGGGCGGAGCCGGAAGGCAAGGCTACTGAGACGTAACGTAACGAACGTCTCAGCGCCGGATCGGCTGTGGCGGAGGAGATTTCAGGCGGCGGCGCCCGACGGCCCCCGGAAACGGATCGGTCCGCGCCGATCCGCCGGTCACCGGGTGCCGCGCGAACTAAGGTCGGTGAGCATGAGCGGCGACGGCACCCTGGTCACAGCGAGCGCGATCGTGGCGGGTGCGAGCGTCCTGCGGCCGGGCTGGCTGCGGTCCCGCGACGGCCGGATCACCGGACTCGGGGCGGGGAAACCGCCGTCGCACGACGGCCCGCGGCTCGACTTCCCCGGCGGCACCGTGGTGCCCGGATTCGTCGATCTGCACGTGCACGGGGGCGGCGGCGCGTCGTACACGGACGGGCTCGCCGACGAGGTCGAGACGGCAGCGGCCTTCCACCGCCGGCACGGCACCACCACGACCATCACCAGCACGGTGAGCGCCAAACCCGACGACCTGCTGGCGATCGTCGCGCGGCTCGCCGACCTGGTGGAGGCCGGGATCAGCGCGGGCATCCACCTGGAGGGTCCGTGGATCAGCGCCGATCGCTGCGGCGCCCACGACCCGGAGGCCCTGCGGGCGCCCGAGCCGGCGGAGATCGACCGGGTGCTGGCGGCCGGCCGCGGCACCATCGCGATGGTCACCCTGGCGCCCGAGCTGCCGGGCGGCATGGCGGCGGTCGCCCGGTTCGCCGACGCCGGCGTGCTGGTGGCCGTCGGTCACACGGAGGCGACGTACGACCAGGCGCGCGAGGCCATCGACCGCGGTGCCCGGGTGGCCACCCACCTCTTCAACGCGATGGCCCCCCTCGGCCACCGGGAGCCGGGCCCGGCGCTCGCCCTGCTGGAAGACCCCCGAGTCCTGGTCGAACTGATCGGCGACGGCGTCCACCTGCACCCGGCCCTGGTCCGCGACCTGCAACAGGCCGTCGGCTACCGGCGCGTCGCGCTGGTCACCGACGCGATGGCCGCCGCCGGGATGGCCGACGGCGCCTACCGGCTCGGCTCGCTCGACGTGGACGTCGTCGACGCGGTGGCGCGGCTGCGGCACGGCGGTGCGATCGCCGGGAGCACCGCGACCATGGAACTGCTCTTCCGGCGGGGCGCGGAGAGTCTGACCGGGGACGACGGACTGCCGGATGCCGCGCTGGTGGGCCTCACCGAGATGACCGCGGGCAATCAGGCGCGGGCGCTGCGCCGCCCCGACATCGGGGTCCTGGAGGTGGGGCGCCGCGCCGACTTCGTCGTCGTCGACGACGCCTTTGCGGTGGTCCACGTGCATTGCGAGCGGTGACCGCTTTCGCCGGAGTCACCCGCGCGAATGCGGCCGGGTTGCTGGGCATCGGCGTCGGCGCGGGTCACAATGGGGCAGGTCGACCCTCGACCGACCGCCCGAGACACACCGAAAAAGGGGTAGCGATGAGTCCGAAGAGCCGCACCGAGAGCGTGATCAAGCGACTGGAGAAGGAGATCCGCCGCGTCAGCGACGAGGTGGTGGCGCTCCGGGACCAGATGACCGGGCGGGGCAAGGACAAGTCCGCCGCGGCGTCGACGAAGACGAAGACGGAGCCGGCCAAGGTCGTCGAGAAGAAGCCGGCCGCCGAGAAGAAGGCCGCCGTCGCCAAGCCGGCCGCCGCCGAGAAGCCCGCGGCCAAGAAGGCCGCCGACACCAAGGCCGCGGCCAAGCCCGCCGCTAAGCAGGCGGAGAAGAAGCCCGCTCCGGCGAAGACCGCCGCGAAGCCGGCCGCCGAGAAGAAGCCCGCCGCGGCCGAGAAGAAGGCACCGGCGAAGAAGTCCGCTCCTGCCGAGAAGCCGGCTCCCGCGAAGAAGCCGGCCGCCAAGGCCAAGACCGTCGCCGAGCTGCGCGCCGAAGCCAAGGCCAAGGGCGTCAAGGGCTACTCCACCATGAAGAAGGCCGAGCTGATCGCCGCGCTCGCCTGATTCTCCTGCCGGAAGGGGGCCGGTGAGCCATCGGATCCTGCGCGCACTGACCCCGCCGGCCCTGCGGGGCTATCGGCCCGCCTGGCTGCGTGCCGATCTCTTCGCGGGCATCGCGCTGGCCGCCGTCGCCATTCCGGAGGCGATGGGATACAGCTCCATCGCGCAGGTCCCGGTCAGCGCCGGCCTGTACGCGATGATCGTGCCGACCATCGCGTTCGCGCTGATCGGGTCGTCGAAGATGATGGTGGTCGGCGCCGATTCGGCCACCGCCGCGCTGCTCGCCTCGGGCATCGCCGGCCTGTCGATCGCCGGGCTGGCCCCGTTCACCGCCGATTGGCTGGGCTGGGCCGGACTGATCGCGGTCGCCACCGGGCTGATGCTGCTCATCGCCCGGCTGCTGCGACTGGGTTTCCTCGGCGACTTCCTGTCGCCGGCGGTGCAGGTCGGTTTCCTCGCCGGGGTCGGTTTCCTGGTGCTCACCGAGCAGCTCCCGGGCATGCTCGGCATCAGCCACACCGAGGCGGAGAACCCGAACGTGCTGGTCAAGTGGTGGCACGTGCTGACCTCGCTCGGCGAGATCAACTGGTGGTCACTGGGTTTCGCGCTGGCTACCCTCGTCGCGATCGTCGGGGTGCGGCTGTCACCGCGCAAGCTGCCGGTTCCGGTGCCGATCGTGATGGTGATCGTGTCGATCGCGGTGTGCTGGGCGTGCGGCTGGGACCGCCGCGTCGGCGTCGTCGGTGACTTCGGCGGGAAACTGCCGACGGTCTCCCTGCCGACCGATCAGTTGCTGGCCCGGCTGCCGCTGGTGATGACCATCGCCTTCGGCTGCGTGCTGGTGATCCTGGCGCAGAGCGCGGCGACCGCCCGGAGCTTCGCGCAGCAGTCCGGCGACGTGGTCGACGTCAACCGCGACATCCTCGGCCTGTCCGCGGCCAATCTGACGGCCGGCTTCACCGGCGCCTTCGTGGTCAACGGCAGCCCCACCAAGACCGCCATCGTCAAACAGGAGCACGGGCGCACCCAGGTGACCAACCTGGTGATGGCGGCGGTGGTGCTGATCGCCACGGTCGCCCTCAATGTGCCGCTCGCACATCTGCCCAAGGCGGTGATCGCGGCGATCGTCTTCGTGGTCGGGATCGACCTGATCGACGTGACCGCGTTCGGCCGGATCTGGTGGATCCGGCGCATCGAATTCGTCATCGCGGTGGTCACCGCGGTCACGGTGATCTGGTTCGGCGTGCTGACCGGCATCATCAGCGCGATGGTGCTCTCGCTGCTGCAGATCATCCACCGCCAGTACCGGCCGGAGCGGTTCGTCGTCGGGGTCGGGAAGGGTGGCCGCCGGGTGTACGAGAGCGCGCGGCCCGGCCACCAGACCATGCCCGGCCTGATCGTCTTCCGGTACGACGCCGACCTGTTCTACGCGAACATCGGACGGTTCTCGGACAGCGTGATGCGGCTGGTCAAGGGGGCACCCGATCCGGTGCGGTGGCTGGTGCTCGACTGTTCGGCGATCTCCGACGTCGACTACTCCGCCGCCCACGAGCTGAAGCACCTGATGGACTTCCTGCACGGGCTGCACGCGAAACTGATCCTCGCCGGCGTCACCCCGGAGCTGACCGAGTCGCTGCGGACGGCCCGGCTGATCGAGGACTTCGAGCCACACCGCCTGTATCCGACCGTCGGCGACGCGATCCGCGCCTACCGCAAGGAGTTCGGGTACAAGAAGAACGGCACGCGCAAGAAGCACGCGGGCGTCGACGTCGTCGCACGCCGGACCCACCACCGGCAGCCGGTGTCAGTAGGCGGGGACGAGGGCCCGGGGGTCGTCGTTGCTGACGATGTCCACCCCGAGGGGAAGGAGCGAGACCGGCACCATCTTGAAGCTCGCGATGCCCAGCGGGATGCCGATGACGGTCAAGCACAGGGCGAGCCCGGTGGTGATGTGGCCGATGGCCAGCCAGATACCGGCGACGATCACCCAGATCACGTTGCCGATCAGTGACGGCGTTCCGGCGCTCGGATTCCGCACGACGGTCCGCCCGAACGGCCACAGCGCGTAGTTGGCGATCCGGAACGACGCGATCCCGAACGGGATGGTCACGATGAAGATGAAGCACACGATGCCGGCCAGCGCGTAACCCAGCGCCATCCAGAAGCCGCACAGCACCAGCCAGAGGATGTTCAGGATCGTCTTCATGGGTCCATTGTGCGCCAGGATGAGCGGGTCGTGAGCGGTTAAGGTTGGCCCATGACGAACAGACCCGGGCGCGAGGCTCTGTGGTCGGCACTGGCGACGCCCGTACTGGTCGTGCGCTTTCTGGCGACCCTCGCGACCATCGCCTTCGTGCTGCTGTGGCTGATCGCCGCGGTCCGGGACACCCTGCTCAACGGCTGGCTGTGGTGGGCGCTGGGCTCCGTCGCCCTGCTGCTGGTCAGCACCTACCTGTACAGCGTGCTCCGGGTGCGCTACCCGTCGAACCACGACCGCTGGGAACCCTGACCCCGGCGCAGGCTTTCCCCAGCTCCCGGCTTTCCCCGGACTCCGTCCCCACACCCGGATTCCGTTCGTCCACCTGGATCCCGTTCCCGCACCCGCTCTATTGCGGTGGGTGGTAAGGAAAGCAGGTGGTGGGACGGAATCCGGCTGCGTGCGGAACTCAGAACTGGACGTTCGGGACCTGCGTGTTCCCGGCCGGGGCCTGGTAGAACTCGCGCGCCTTGACTCCGGCCATCGGGGCGAAGAACATCCACGGCAGCGTCTTGACCAGCTGGTTCAGCCGGGAGACCGCGTCGTTGTAGTACTGCCGCGCGAACGACAGCTTGTTCTCGGTCTCGGCCAGCTCGGTCTGCAGCGCCATGAAGTTCGGCGCGGCCTGCAGCTGCGGGTAGTTCTCGGCGACGGCGAACAGCCGGCCCAGTGCGCCGCTCATCTGCGCCTCGGCGGCGGCCTTCGCGGCGACGTCGGATCCCTGTGCGGCCTGTTGCAGGCCGGCCCGGGCGGCGGTGACGGCCTCGAGGACGCCGGCCTCGTGTGAGGCGTAGCCCTTCACGGTGTTGACCAGGTTAGGGATCAGGTCGGCGCGGCGGGTCAGCTGAACGTCGATCCCGCCCATGGCCTCCTCGGCAGCGATGTCGGCCTTGCGCAGCTTGTTGAAGCCCATGATCCCGAAGAGGACCAGCAGGACGATGATGACGACTACGACGATGAGGATGATGACGGCGGTGCTCATGGGAAGTCTCTTCCGGTTCGGGGACTGACTGACATTATGCGTGGTTCCGGGGAGACCGGCGCGGCGTCACCACGACCCGCCGCCTCCGCCGCCGCCTCCGCCACCGGAGAATCCGCCGCCGAAGCCGCCGCCTCCGCCGCTGCTCGACGACGACTGCGACGCGGAGTACGCCGACAGCGAGGAGTTGAGGCTCGACTCGAAGCTGTCGAACGCGGAACCGCCCGCGCCGAAGCCGCCGATGCCGTGCGCGGTGTAGAAGCCGCCGCCGAACCAGACCGGATCGGGCGGTTCCTGGCCGGTGGCGTACCGGTACTTGTCGGCCCAGGCGTCCGCGCAGTCGAAGGCGATGGCGTACGGGATGTAGTCGGTGAACAGGTCCTTGCGGGCGCTGAAGTCGAGTCGTTCCTGGTTGGATCGGGTCGACAGCAGACGCTCGAAGCCGGCCGCCCGCGACCACACCTCGCGGCCCAGCCGGGTGCGGCGGGTGCCGACGCCGGACGTCCAGAGTCCGGCGCCGCCGATCGCGAACCCGGCGAACGGCAGGGCCCAGACGGTGGCGGGCAGGACGCCGAAGATCAGCAGGCCC
The nucleotide sequence above comes from Gordonia sp. PP30. Encoded proteins:
- a CDS encoding amidohydrolase family protein, with protein sequence MSGDGTLVTASAIVAGASVLRPGWLRSRDGRITGLGAGKPPSHDGPRLDFPGGTVVPGFVDLHVHGGGGASYTDGLADEVETAAAFHRRHGTTTTITSTVSAKPDDLLAIVARLADLVEAGISAGIHLEGPWISADRCGAHDPEALRAPEPAEIDRVLAAGRGTIAMVTLAPELPGGMAAVARFADAGVLVAVGHTEATYDQAREAIDRGARVATHLFNAMAPLGHREPGPALALLEDPRVLVELIGDGVHLHPALVRDLQQAVGYRRVALVTDAMAAAGMADGAYRLGSLDVDVVDAVARLRHGGAIAGSTATMELLFRRGAESLTGDDGLPDAALVGLTEMTAGNQARALRRPDIGVLEVGRRADFVVVDDAFAVVHVHCER
- a CDS encoding Rho termination factor N-terminal domain-containing protein; protein product: MSPKSRTESVIKRLEKEIRRVSDEVVALRDQMTGRGKDKSAAASTKTKTEPAKVVEKKPAAEKKAAVAKPAAAEKPAAKKAADTKAAAKPAAKQAEKKPAPAKTAAKPAAEKKPAAAEKKAPAKKSAPAEKPAPAKKPAAKAKTVAELRAEAKAKGVKGYSTMKKAELIAALA
- a CDS encoding YccF domain-containing protein — protein: MKTILNILWLVLCGFWMALGYALAGIVCFIFIVTIPFGIASFRIANYALWPFGRTVVRNPSAGTPSLIGNVIWVIVAGIWLAIGHITTGLALCLTVIGIPLGIASFKMVPVSLLPLGVDIVSNDDPRALVPAY
- a CDS encoding LemA family protein — its product is MSTAVIILIVVVVIIVLLVLFGIMGFNKLRKADIAAEEAMGGIDVQLTRRADLIPNLVNTVKGYASHEAGVLEAVTAARAGLQQAAQGSDVAAKAAAEAQMSGALGRLFAVAENYPQLQAAPNFMALQTELAETENKLSFARQYYNDAVSRLNQLVKTLPWMFFAPMAGVKAREFYQAPAGNTQVPNVQF